CACCTCCAAATCATCCTATGCGTCTCTCAATTCGATTCCTGCTCATTCTCCTCCCCGTCTTGACTTTCACAACGGCTGGAATTTTTCTGTTTGATGAGTCGATCGCTTTTGCTCAAGCGGCTGAGTCGGACGATCGAAAGGCAGAAGCCGATCGGCTTCTTCAGCAGGGAACTCAGCAATACAGAGTCAGCCAATTTCGGGAAGCATTGCAGTCCTGGAAGGCTGCTTTGCAGATTTATCGGCAGATTGGCGATCGACAGGGGGAAGGGGCTGCACTGGGCAATCTGGGCAATGCTTACGCTGACTTAGGACAGTATCAACGGGCGATCGAGTTGTATGAGCAGGTGTTAGTCATCGTGCGTGAGATTGGCGATCGACAGGGGGAAGGGGCTGCACTAAACAATCTGGGCATTGCTTACGCTGACTTAGGACAGTATCAACGGGCGATTCAGTTGTATGAGCAACGGTTAATTATTGCGCGTGAGATTGGCGATCGACAGGGGGAAGGGGCTGCACTAAACAATCTGGGCATTGCTTACCGGAACTTAGGACAGTATCAACGGGCGATCGAATCTTATCAGCAAGCTCTAGGAATTGCTCAAGAGATTGGCGATCGAGCAGCCGGAGGAATAACTCTGAACAATATTGGGAGACTATTAAATTTACAAAATCAGCCAGAGTTAGCGATCGTCTTTCTAAAACAATCGGTCAACGTGCGGGAGTCAATTCGAGGAGACATTCGCGGACTCGATCGAGCATTGCAGCAGTCCTATACGGATACCGTTGCAGGTACTTATCGACTACTAGCCGATCTACTGTTGCAGGAAAATCGCGTGTTAGAGGCGCAGCGGGTTCTGGATTTGCTCAAGGTGCAGGAGCTTGATGATTACTTGCAAAACGTGCAGCGCAGTACACAGACGGCGGCGGGGGTCGATTACTGGCGACCGGAACAGCGAATTCTGGAACTGTATGCCCAGGTGATTCGGGAAGCCACAGAACTCGCCCAGCTTGATGAAAAGAAAAAGCAGGGTAATTTAACCGCTGAAGAAGACCGACGCTATCAGGAACTACTGGCTCGACGCACCGAAATTCGCACCAGTTTTAACCAGTTCATCGGACTGTCAGACGTACAGGCGGCGATCGCCCAACTCCGTGACACCACTTCAGGACAAAACATCGAAGTTGCCCAGCTTCAAAGCCTTCAAACCAATCTGCGAAACCTGAATCAGAATGCCGTGCTGCTCTACCCCCTGATCCTGGACGATCGCCTGGAACTGGTTCTCGTTACTCCCGATGCACCCCCCGTTCGTAAACCCGTTGAGATTTCTGCCGCTAACCTGAATCGCCTGATTGTCCAGATGGGACAGGCACTCAAAGACCCCACCAGCAACATTCAGCCGATCGCCCAGCAGCTTTACCAGGTTCTGATTCAGCCGATCGAAGCCGAACTCGCCGCCGCCAACGCCAAAACGATTATCTATGCTCCCGATGGCGCACTTCGTTACATTCCCCTGCCTGCCCTGCACGATGGCAATCAATGGCTGGCAGAACGCTTTGCCGTCACCCACATTACCGCTGCTTCGCTCACCAATTTCTCCATGCAGCCCAGCTATCGGGCAGACCAACTGCGAATTCTGGCGGGAGCCTGCTCTGAGTGTGAGTTCGATTTCACCGTGGCAGGACAGCCCTTCAACTTCCGCGATCTGCCCTTTGCCCGCACCGAAGTCGAAAACATTGCCGCCGAAATTCCCGGCACAGAAACCCTGATCGATCAGAACTTCAGTCCCGATCGCCTGCTGCAAACCGTACGACAGTTTCCGATCGTGCATCTGGCAACCCACGCCGCCTTTGTGCAGGGAGAGCAGAGCGACGAATCATTTATTGTGTTTGGCAATAACAGCAAACTCAGGCTTGCTGACATTCTGCCCCAGTGGGAACTTACCGAAACCGATTTAGTGGTGCTGAGTGCCTGCGAAACGGCGATCGGCGAAGCTCAACCCGGCAGCGGCATAGAAATCCTCGGATTCGGCTATCAGATGCAGTTGGCAGGGGCAAAGGCAGCGATCGCCTCCCTCTGGCAGGTCAACGATGGCGGTACACAGGTCTTGATGAACGCTTTCTATACTGCCCTGGAGAGCGGCAAAACCAAAGCGCAGGCACTGCAACTGGCACAGCAAACATTGATTAGCGGAAACCTTACCGTGGCGGAGCAAACGGGGAGAAATGCCACGATCGGCGCACGGGATATTCGCACTGGTTTACCACCCGAAGTCAGCAGTCGCTTAAGTCATCCCTACTACTGGGCACCGTTCATTCTCATCGGCAACGGCTTATAGCATTCGACACCCGCAGAATGTTTTTTGCATAGGTTTAACCCAGCCCAGAATATAGCGACGTAAAGGCTTCACCCCTGCCGATCGAAATTACCCATCTACGACTGAACTGTGAGGACAAACCATGACTACCTATCGCGATCGTCTGTTTCGGATTTTGTTTGCTGCTGGATGGATTGGCGCAACTGCGATCGCCATCAGCCCACCCGGTATCGCCGGTACCTCAGTGCAATCAGGAATCGAGCTATTGCCGGAAGAAGCCGCTATAGAACAAACCTATCAGTCCGCTATAGGACAGGCAATTCAGCAGGGTCAGGAGTTAGCCGCCCTGAACAGGATTCCCCCATCTGATCGAACACCCGCCCAGCAACAGCGAATCACGGAATTACGGCAGGCTCAACGTGAACTAACGCGCCGCTACCGCGAATTTATAAATCAGCCTGAAGTCCAGAATGCGATCGCCCAACTCAGGACTGCTGAACCACAGCAAACCCTCCCCATCACAGAACTTGAACGTTTCCAGGAAACACTTCGCAACTTAGACCAGAATGCCGCACTGCTGTATCCGCTGGTATTAGACGATCGACTTGAACTGCTTCTCCTCACCCCTGGCGCACCGCCCCTCCGATACACCGTACAGGTAAGCCGACAGGAGCTAAATCGAGCAATTCTTGAGTTCAGACAGGCACTTCAAAATCCCCTCAGCGACCCGCTCCCGCCCGCCCAACAGCTTTACGACTGGCTGATTCGTCCCCTCGAACAGGATTTAGCCGCCGCCAACACCCAAAGCCTGCTCTATGCGCCCGACGGTGCGCTGAGGTACATTCCCCTCGTCGCTCTGCATGACGGAAACCAGTGGCTCACCGAGCGATTTACCGTGAACAACCTGACCGCCGCCAGCCTGACCGACTTGACCCCGCCTGTGCAAAATCCACCTCGCATTCTAGCCGCCGCCTTTACAGAAGGAAGCTATCAAGTGGAGCAGGGCGATCGCCAGGTGACTATTTCGGGATTTCCCTTTGCTCGCGTCGAAGTGGAAAACATCGCTGCCCAGTTTCCAGAAACTAAAGTTTTGCTGAATCAGGAATTCACGCCCGAAGCGGTGGCGTCGCTCAGTCCGGATCACAATATTCTGCACCTAGCAACAACCGGGTTTATTGATCCCGGCAGTCCAGAAGATTCTTTTATTCTGTTTGGTAACGGCGATCGGGTGACTCTGAGGGACATGAGAAACTGGAATTTGAGCAATGTGGATCTGGTGGTGTTGAGCGGCTGTGAAACGGTGGAGGGCGGAACCCTGGGAGACGGACGGGAGCTTACTGCATTCGGCTATGAGATGCAGCGAGCAGGTGCAAAGTCTGTGATTACGTCCCTCTGGCTGGTGAGCGATCAGGGCACTCAGCTTTTAATGAACGGTTTCTACAGTGCCCTAAAGAATGGCTCTGCCCCTGCTGCCGCCCTTCGTGCCGCCCAAGTCAAACTGATTCAGGGTGATTACGTTCTCTCTTCACCCGATCGTTCTCAGAATCGTAACCTCAAAGGTTCCGGCATTGGGGTACGAGAGCTTCCAGACTCCAGCCGCGATCGCTTCAGTCATCCTTATTACTGGGCACCGTTTATTCTGATTGGAAATGGATTGTAATGAATACACATCCGGTTTCATCCCGCAGCCAATAGCGGCACTACAGGAGTTAAGGAATGCGTTTTGAGAATCGTCGTCGATTTTTGCAGCTTGCCATATTTGCGATCGTTCCTTTGGGCATCAGTCAAATTAATTTGCTTAAACCTCAATCCAGTTCAGCGATGAGTATCTCAGAGCCATCCAGTCCTCCAGCACATAACCCAGAACTGCTCAGACTATTCACAGAGGATCAGGCAGATCGCCAACCGCCAGAAGGACAAGCGATCGACTGGTCTCTCATTGCTTCCAGAGATGCAGCACGACTGGCGCGAGTCAAAGAACTGTACAATGCCGATGTTCTGCAAACGGGAGCAGATTACTATCACGCCGCTCTCATCTTGCAGCACGGATCTGAACCCGAAGACTATTTGCTTGCCCATGAATTTTGTATTGTGGCGATCGGTAAAGGCGAAGAACGAGCAAAGTGGCTGGCAGCGGCTAGTGAAGATCGGTTTTTGATGAGCATCGATCGCCCCCAGCGATTCGGCACCCAATACCGCTCCGAACCCGATGATCCCGATCGGCGAGTTCGCCTTTATGCCACAGATCCGCGTGTTACCGATGGACTGCGACGTGAATTTAATGCTCCCAGTCTGGCAGAGGCGCAGGAGCGAGAACAGCTTTTTCAAGAGTAGTGCAAACCCTTTCTAATCTGTGTGAGGCAACTTCTATGACTCGAATGAAGCGTCGTCATTTTCTCCAGTTTGCTGGATCAACGCTGGCGGCGATCGGTTTAAGTCAGGCTGATTTTCTGCGGCAGGCGGATCGCTACGGTCGCGCTTTGGCACAGTCTACGCCCCGGAGGCTGGCACTGCTGGTAGGCATCAACGGCTATCAGGGCGGTATCAATCCGCTGAGCGGCTGTCTAACGGATGTCGAGCTTCAGCGACAGTTGCTGATTCATCGGTTCGGCTTCAATCCTGCCGATATTCTGGTCGTTTCTGACGGCAGCGGCAGTTCGGCACCCCCCACCCGCGACAATATCCTGCGAGCCTTTGAGGAGCATCTGATCAAGCAGGCAAAAGCGGGGGATGTGGTGGTGTTTCACTACTCCGGGCATGGCGATCGCATCTCAGACCCCAATCCGCTTGATACCCCGGAATGTCGTGAAGCGGGAGACTGTAAATTGAACGGCACAATGGTTCCGATGAATGCGGGTGTGGAGCGGGAAACTGCTTCAGAAATCGTGGTGCCTGACATTATGGGACGCACCCTGTTTTTGCTGATGTCGGCGGTTCAGACAAACAACCTCACGGCGATTCTAGATAGCTGTCACTCTGGTGCAGGGACGCGGGGCAATGTAGTGGTTCGGGCAGCGAATCTGCGGACGCGATCGGGCAGTAGTCAGGTGGTCGTTCCCAGCGATCGCGAACTGAGCTATCAGGAAGCATGGATGAACCGTCTCAATTTGACTCCCGCGAAATTTCAAGCAGAACGAATCAGAATTGCAAAAGGCGTGGTGTTAGGTTCGGCACAGCGAAATCAGTTAGCGATCGATGCCACGTTTGATGGTTTCAGCGCAGGCGGGTTTAGCTTCCTGC
This genomic interval from Leptolyngbya ohadii IS1 contains the following:
- a CDS encoding CHAT domain-containing protein — translated: MRLSIRFLLILLPVLTFTTAGIFLFDESIAFAQAAESDDRKAEADRLLQQGTQQYRVSQFREALQSWKAALQIYRQIGDRQGEGAALGNLGNAYADLGQYQRAIELYEQVLVIVREIGDRQGEGAALNNLGIAYADLGQYQRAIQLYEQRLIIAREIGDRQGEGAALNNLGIAYRNLGQYQRAIESYQQALGIAQEIGDRAAGGITLNNIGRLLNLQNQPELAIVFLKQSVNVRESIRGDIRGLDRALQQSYTDTVAGTYRLLADLLLQENRVLEAQRVLDLLKVQELDDYLQNVQRSTQTAAGVDYWRPEQRILELYAQVIREATELAQLDEKKKQGNLTAEEDRRYQELLARRTEIRTSFNQFIGLSDVQAAIAQLRDTTSGQNIEVAQLQSLQTNLRNLNQNAVLLYPLILDDRLELVLVTPDAPPVRKPVEISAANLNRLIVQMGQALKDPTSNIQPIAQQLYQVLIQPIEAELAAANAKTIIYAPDGALRYIPLPALHDGNQWLAERFAVTHITAASLTNFSMQPSYRADQLRILAGACSECEFDFTVAGQPFNFRDLPFARTEVENIAAEIPGTETLIDQNFSPDRLLQTVRQFPIVHLATHAAFVQGEQSDESFIVFGNNSKLRLADILPQWELTETDLVVLSACETAIGEAQPGSGIEILGFGYQMQLAGAKAAIASLWQVNDGGTQVLMNAFYTALESGKTKAQALQLAQQTLISGNLTVAEQTGRNATIGARDIRTGLPPEVSSRLSHPYYWAPFILIGNGL
- a CDS encoding CHAT domain-containing protein, with translation MTTYRDRLFRILFAAGWIGATAIAISPPGIAGTSVQSGIELLPEEAAIEQTYQSAIGQAIQQGQELAALNRIPPSDRTPAQQQRITELRQAQRELTRRYREFINQPEVQNAIAQLRTAEPQQTLPITELERFQETLRNLDQNAALLYPLVLDDRLELLLLTPGAPPLRYTVQVSRQELNRAILEFRQALQNPLSDPLPPAQQLYDWLIRPLEQDLAAANTQSLLYAPDGALRYIPLVALHDGNQWLTERFTVNNLTAASLTDLTPPVQNPPRILAAAFTEGSYQVEQGDRQVTISGFPFARVEVENIAAQFPETKVLLNQEFTPEAVASLSPDHNILHLATTGFIDPGSPEDSFILFGNGDRVTLRDMRNWNLSNVDLVVLSGCETVEGGTLGDGRELTAFGYEMQRAGAKSVITSLWLVSDQGTQLLMNGFYSALKNGSAPAAALRAAQVKLIQGDYVLSSPDRSQNRNLKGSGIGVRELPDSSRDRFSHPYYWAPFILIGNGL